GGTTAATGGTGTGGACCTTCATGATGAAGCATTAAAGATTGCAAAAGAGAAACAACCTGCAGGAAAATTCAAAAACAGTTCAATTACAGAATTACCGTTTGCAGACTCTTCAATAGATTTTGTATTTACTCATCAATTACTAAATTATCTCGATGATGAAACACTTGAAAAAGGAATTGCTGAAATGTATAGAGTTGCTAGAAAATACATTATGAATTGTGAAAGATTTAGTATGATAGAAGAAAATATTGACAAAGATCACAAGTTTAGAAATATGAAAAAAAGGTGGATGGATTACAAGGTAAAAATTGTTAGCGATGTTGATATGCATGAAGAGATTGAACCAGATAAATCAAGATTTACATTATTGAAAAAACTATAGTTATTTTTTTGTAGAGATTTCATCATACAGTTTTACGTCAGATTTTGGTAATCTAATTGTAAATGTTGTAGGGTTGTTAGATACCGTTATTCTTCCACCATGTTGTTCTACAATATTTTTACAGCTTGCAAGTCCCAACCCAGTTCCTTTTTGTTTTGTGGTAAATAGTGGTTCAAAAATTTTGTCTTTCACAGCATCTGGAATTCCTGGACCAGAATCAACAAAGTCTATAATTACATCATCATATTTTTGACTGATTTTAATTTGAATATCACCACCATTATCCATAGCCTGAATAGAATTAATTATCAAATTAATGAAAACAGCATCCATTTTTATCAGATCACAATCAATTGTTTTATCATCTCCAGAAATTGCAATTTTTATATCATGAGGAATACTGATTTTATCAATTGAGTTAAGAAGTGTTTTTCTTAATGAAACAGGTTCAAGTTTTAGAGGCGAGTTTCTAACATAGTCTAACACATCATCAACTTGATGAGAAATTC
Above is a window of Nitrosopumilus sp. K4 DNA encoding:
- a CDS encoding class I SAM-dependent methyltransferase, with amino-acid sequence MNYNKEFWDKYTTENEARYNEEFAKFVRDLAISLRCNSVLEIGCGTGIDLRLFSESFEVNGVDLHDEALKIAKEKQPAGKFKNSSITELPFADSSIDFVFTHQLLNYLDDETLEKGIAEMYRVARKYIMNCERFSMIEENIDKDHKFRNMKKRWMDYKVKIVSDVDMHEEIEPDKSRFTLLKKL